From Scomber scombrus chromosome 6, fScoSco1.1, whole genome shotgun sequence, the proteins below share one genomic window:
- the cd59 gene encoding CD59 glycoprotein, producing the protein MQLCAGLFLLLCLGIIHLGAGLRCYKCSDYTGRCENVQECTYEDSCISLSERGGKTIRQCIRYTDCDNSRLTQMFPAISGFTYRCCSSNLCNSSNAVTMATPILALIGSLLSVWCCWV; encoded by the exons ATGCAGCTCTGTGCTGGACTCTTCCTGCTGCTCTGCCTCGGGATCATCCACCTGG GTGCAGGTCTTCGGTGTTATAAGTGCTCGGACTATACGGGACGCTGTGAGAACGTGCAGGAGTGCACCTACGAGGACTCGTGTATCTCTCTGAGTGAGAGAG gGGGGAAGACCATCCGTCAGTGTATCCGTTACACAGACTGCGATAACTCTCGCCTCACTCAGATGTTTCCCGCCATCTCCGGCTTCACGTACCGCTGTTGCAGCAGCAACCTGTGCAACTCCAGCAACGCTGTCACCATGGCGACGcccatcctggctctgattggctcgCTGCTGAGCGTGTGGTGCTGCT